One genomic region from Haloterrigena gelatinilytica encodes:
- the cysE gene encoding serine O-acetyltransferase, with protein MFRRIREDVRAMAARDPAATGRLEVLCCYPGLHAVWAHLLLHRLWTAGFELTARLLSNVVRLLTGVEIHPGATVGERVTIDHGMGVVIGETADIGDDVHLYHGVTLGGDTNEPIKRHPTVEDGVQIGANATLLGDITVGEDAAVGAGSVVTDDVEPGATVAGIPAERVD; from the coding sequence ATGTTCCGGCGGATTCGTGAGGACGTCCGGGCGATGGCCGCCCGCGACCCCGCGGCGACGGGCCGACTCGAGGTCCTCTGCTGTTATCCGGGTCTCCACGCCGTCTGGGCGCACCTGCTGCTCCACCGGCTCTGGACCGCCGGCTTCGAACTCACCGCGCGACTGTTGTCCAACGTCGTGCGCCTGCTGACCGGCGTCGAGATCCACCCGGGCGCGACGGTCGGGGAGCGGGTGACGATCGACCACGGTATGGGCGTCGTGATCGGTGAGACGGCCGATATCGGTGACGACGTCCACCTGTACCACGGCGTCACGCTCGGCGGCGACACGAACGAACCGATCAAGCGCCACCCGACGGTCGAGGACGGCGTCCAGATCGGCGCGAACGCGACGCTGCTCGGCGATATCACGGTCGGCGAGGATGCGGCCGTCGGCGCGGGATCGGTCGTCACGGACGACGTCGAACCGGGCGCGACGGTCGCCGGCATCCCGGCGGAACGCGTCGACTGA